One Stigmatopora nigra isolate UIUO_SnigA chromosome 1, RoL_Snig_1.1, whole genome shotgun sequence DNA segment encodes these proteins:
- the mafba gene encoding transcription factor MafB, whose amino-acid sequence MLQQVRAQRWMNPKNNCMKQERREETLVHKSVLATLANSFAYVQKSRDGKMSAELSMGPELPSSPLALEYVNDFDLMKFDVKKEALAGLERGGVRQCNRLQPQGSVSSTPISTPCSSVPSSPSFSPTEQKNHLEELYWLPGGGYHQQMDPQTLGLTPEDAVEALIGATSHGHPPPPHVQQQMQQQQQGAFEGYRAPHHHGHHGHHGQGQQQHHHPYAGAMAHHAEELSTHPGAQHSHPHGQHHHHSSGSSTGGNNNNQDPDSPSPVSPDLHHHRHHHHHHHHHHPHGHLGQSASHHGSAGGGLSVEERFSDDQLVSMSVRELNRHLRGFTKDEVIRLKQKRRTLKNRGYAQSCRFKRVQQKHVLENEKTQLMNQVEQLKAEIGRLARERDAYKLKCEKLTGSGTVSGAGSRPSGGSGNGGGGGGFREAGSTSDNPSSPEFFMAAFLFHSVEWNCQHISSPPSAQDGVSTEAAK is encoded by the exons ATGCTACAGCAAGTCCGTGCGCAGCGCTGGATGAACCCAAAGAACAACTGCATGAAACAAGAAAGGAGGGAAGAGACACTGGTTCACAAATCCGTTTTGGCGACGCTCGCAAACTCCTTTGCATACGTGCAAAAGAGTCGCGACGGGAAGATGAGCGCAGAGCTGAGCATGGGCCCGGAACTACCCAGCAGCCCTCTGGCTCTGGAATATGTCAACGATTTTGACCTGATGAAGTTTGACGTCAAGAAGGAGGCTTTGGCTGGCCTGGAACGCGGAGGAGTGCGTCAATGCAACCGCCTCCAACCGCAAGGCTCCGTGTCGTCCACGCCGATCAGCACGCCCTGCAGCTCGGTCCCTTCGTCGCCCAGCTTCAGCCCCACTGAGCAAAAGAATCACCTGGAGGAGTTGTACTGGCTGCCCGGCGGGGGCTACCACCAACAAATGGACCCCCAGACCCTCGGCTTGACCCCGGAGGACGCAGTGGAGGCTCTCATAGGAGCCACGAGCCACGGCCACCCTCCACCGCCGCACGTGCAGCAACAGatgcagcagcaacagcagggTGCTTTCGAGGGCTACAGGGCTCCGCACCACCACGGCCACCACGGCCACCACGGCCAGGGCCAGCAGCAGCACCACCACCCGTACGCGGGGGCGATGGCCCACCACGCCGAGGAGCTGTCGACTCACCCGGGAGCGCAGCATAGCCACCCGCACGGCCAGCACCATCATCACAGTAGCGGCAGTAGCACCggcggcaacaacaacaaccaggACCCCGACAGCCCGTCCCCGGTCTCCCCGGACTtgcaccaccaccgccaccatcatcaccaccaccaccatcaccaccccCACGGTCACCTGGGCCAGTCGGCATCGCATCACGGCTCGGCAGGCGGCGGGCTGAGCGTAGAAGAGCGTTTCTCGGACGACCAGCTGGTGTCCATGTCCGTGCGGGAGCTCAACAGACATCTGCGCGGCTTCACCAAAGACGAGGTGATCCGCCTGAAGCAGAAGCGCAGGACCCTGAAGAACCGCGGCTACGCGCAGTCGTGCAGGTTCAAGCGAGTGCAGCAGAAACACGTGCTGGAGAACGAGAAGACGCAGTTGATGAACCAAGTGGAACAGCTCAAGGCGGAAATCGGCCGCCTGGCCAGGGAGCGGGACGCCTACAAACTCAAGTGCGAGAAACTTACGGGCTCGGGCACTGTCTCGGGCGCCGGTTCGCGTCCCAGCGGCGGCAGCGGCAacggcggtggtggtggcggcttCCGTGAGGCGGGCTCGACCAGCGACAACCCCTCGTCGCCAGAGTTTTTCAT ggctgcttttttatttcattctgttGAATGGAATTGTCAACACATCTCCTCTCCTCCAAGTGCACAAGATGGCGTGTCAACGGAAGCAGCAAAGTAG